From Nguyenibacter vanlangensis, one genomic window encodes:
- a CDS encoding ABC transporter substrate-binding protein, with translation MTMAGGWIGRRDMMAGIGAAGLLGGRARAAAQPFRFLTNWYAQAEHAGFYQAAAKGFYAAEGLDVTMEAGGPQVNGAQLLLAGHYDMIIGGADEAMTARSRGMPMTAVATTFQKSLGGLLAHADIGRLEDLRGHTILLSTEVRAAVWPYLRRRFGFDDGQVRPYAYDIRPFVLDPGVAIQAFATSEPYAVQQKGIPYKFFMLADYTVENYGNALVTTEAVLGTRRDAIARFLRASMRGWADWLAHDPSPANDAIRKANPMMSEAQILWSRGIFLSLGVFGAAGTPIGPMAPARCRAVRDFLVAAGLLPPDADWTRACDFSFNPAMDARLPAI, from the coding sequence ATGACGATGGCAGGCGGCTGGATCGGGCGCAGGGACATGATGGCCGGCATCGGCGCCGCCGGCCTGCTGGGCGGACGGGCCCGCGCGGCGGCCCAGCCGTTCCGGTTCCTGACGAACTGGTACGCGCAGGCCGAACATGCGGGGTTCTACCAGGCGGCGGCCAAGGGGTTCTACGCCGCCGAGGGGCTGGACGTGACGATGGAGGCCGGCGGCCCGCAGGTCAACGGCGCGCAATTGCTGCTGGCCGGGCATTACGACATGATCATCGGCGGCGCGGACGAGGCGATGACCGCGCGCAGCCGCGGCATGCCGATGACCGCCGTCGCCACGACCTTCCAGAAATCGCTGGGCGGGCTGCTGGCCCACGCCGATATCGGCCGGCTGGAGGACCTGCGCGGCCACACGATCCTGCTCAGCACCGAGGTACGCGCCGCGGTATGGCCCTATCTGCGCCGGCGCTTCGGGTTCGATGACGGGCAGGTGCGGCCCTACGCCTATGACATCCGGCCCTTCGTGCTGGACCCGGGGGTGGCGATCCAGGCTTTCGCCACCTCGGAACCCTATGCGGTGCAGCAGAAGGGCATCCCGTATAAATTCTTCATGCTGGCCGATTACACCGTCGAAAATTACGGCAACGCGCTGGTGACCACCGAGGCGGTGCTGGGGACCAGGCGCGATGCGATCGCCCGGTTCCTGCGCGCCAGCATGCGCGGCTGGGCCGACTGGCTGGCCCATGATCCGTCGCCCGCCAATGACGCGATCCGCAAGGCCAACCCGATGATGTCCGAGGCGCAGATCCTGTGGTCGCGCGGGATCTTCCTGTCGCTGGGGGTCTTCGGCGCCGCCGGCACGCCGATCGGCCCGATGGCGCCGGCCCGCTGCCGCGCGGTGCGCGACTTCCTGGTCGCCGCCGGCCTGCTGCCGCCGGACGCGGACTGGACCCGCGCCTGCGATTTCTCCTTCAACCCGGCGATGGACGCGCGCCTGCCGGCGATCTGA
- a CDS encoding ABC transporter ATP-binding protein gives MTAVPPATAPLIAARGLHMAYRVGRGQMLRALDGVSLAVQPGEVLGLVGESGCGKSTLGRCLLRLARPTAGQVLFDGTDITALPERALRPLRQGMQMVFQDSQAALNPRRRAGDLIAEPLRVHRTPDGRRRGAAEIAARLAELMELVGLPQAALARYPHEFSGGQRQRINIARALALSPRLVVADEPVSALDVSIQAQIVNLFADLRDRLGLTYVFIAHDLAVVRQISTRVAVMYLGAIVEIGPADTVLHTPAHPYTAALLAAVPMVAFPEASPGATTRAGGHAPPLRGDVPSPVSPPPGCRFNTRCPIAQDRCRTEPPALRTVAGRSVACHFPLGG, from the coding sequence ATGACGGCCGTTCCACCGGCCACGGCCCCGCTGATCGCGGCGCGCGGCCTGCACATGGCCTATCGCGTCGGGCGCGGGCAGATGCTGCGCGCGTTGGATGGGGTGTCGCTGGCGGTACAGCCCGGCGAGGTGCTGGGGCTGGTCGGCGAATCCGGCTGCGGCAAATCGACGCTGGGGCGGTGCCTGCTGCGGCTGGCGCGCCCCACGGCGGGGCAGGTCCTGTTCGACGGCACCGACATCACGGCCCTGCCCGAGCGCGCGCTGCGCCCGCTGCGGCAGGGCATGCAGATGGTGTTCCAGGATTCCCAGGCCGCGCTCAACCCGCGCCGGCGCGCGGGCGACCTGATCGCCGAGCCGCTGCGCGTGCACCGCACGCCCGACGGACGCCGGCGCGGCGCGGCCGAAATCGCCGCCCGGCTGGCCGAGCTGATGGAGCTGGTGGGCCTGCCGCAGGCGGCGCTGGCCCGCTATCCGCACGAATTCTCGGGCGGCCAGCGGCAGCGCATCAATATCGCCCGCGCCCTGGCGCTGTCCCCCCGGCTGGTGGTGGCGGACGAGCCCGTTTCGGCCCTGGACGTGTCGATCCAGGCGCAGATCGTCAATTTGTTCGCCGACCTGCGCGACCGGCTGGGCCTGACCTACGTCTTCATCGCGCATGACCTGGCGGTGGTGCGGCAGATCTCGACCCGCGTCGCGGTGATGTATCTGGGGGCGATCGTCGAAATCGGTCCTGCCGACACGGTGCTTCACACGCCGGCGCATCCCTACACGGCGGCCCTGCTGGCGGCGGTTCCCATGGTGGCGTTCCCTGAAGCGTCCCCTGGGGCAACGACACGCGCGGGCGGCCACGCGCCGCCCCTGCGCGGCGACGTGCCCAGCCCGGTGTCGCCGCCGCCCGGCTGCCGCTTCAACACGCGCTGCCCGATCGCGCAGGATCGCTGCCGGACGGAACCGCCGGCCCTGCGCACGGTCGCCGGCCGGTCGGTCGCCTGCCATTTCCCGCTGGGCGGCTGA
- a CDS encoding ABC transporter ATP-binding protein: MDADPDILLSVRDLTVALPVGGRMVDVIDSVSFTLGAREILGIVGESGSGKSMTALALMGLIDAPGARVTGSARFKGRELVGLPQRAFRALRGRDIAMIFQDPMTAFTPVYTVGWQIDEQIRAHQRIGRHAARARTIRLLGDMGVPDPERVAGRYPHQLSGGLRQRAMIAMALSCNPALLIADEPTTALDVTVQAQILDLLRTLRREYGSSVLLITHDMGVVAETCDRMMVMYAGRVAERGPTDAVLARPGHPYTAALLDSIPPLHGPRPPRLPSIQGAPPVPADRPAGCAFAPRCSHAHAACAVRPPLAACGMQDVACVLPAEGRPLPPRPVMEAHA, translated from the coding sequence ATGGACGCCGATCCCGACATTCTGCTGTCGGTCCGCGACCTGACGGTGGCGCTGCCCGTCGGCGGGCGCATGGTCGACGTGATCGATTCCGTGTCGTTCACGCTGGGCGCGCGGGAAATATTGGGCATCGTCGGCGAGTCCGGATCGGGCAAGAGCATGACCGCGCTGGCGCTGATGGGCCTGATCGACGCGCCGGGCGCGCGTGTTACCGGCTCGGCGCGCTTCAAGGGCCGCGAACTGGTGGGCCTGCCGCAGCGCGCCTTCCGCGCCCTGCGCGGCCGCGACATCGCAATGATCTTCCAGGACCCGATGACGGCCTTCACCCCCGTCTATACCGTCGGCTGGCAGATCGACGAGCAGATCCGCGCCCACCAGCGGATCGGCCGGCACGCGGCCCGGGCGCGCACCATCCGCCTGCTGGGCGACATGGGCGTGCCGGACCCGGAACGGGTGGCCGGGCGCTATCCGCACCAATTGTCGGGCGGCCTGCGCCAGCGGGCGATGATCGCCATGGCGCTGTCCTGCAACCCGGCGCTGCTGATCGCCGACGAACCGACCACCGCGCTGGACGTGACGGTGCAGGCGCAGATCCTCGACCTGCTGCGCACCCTGCGGCGGGAATACGGCTCGTCGGTGCTGCTGATCACCCACGACATGGGCGTGGTGGCCGAAACCTGCGACCGCATGATGGTGATGTATGCCGGCAGGGTCGCCGAGCGTGGGCCGACCGATGCGGTCCTCGCCCGACCCGGCCACCCTTATACCGCGGCATTGCTGGATTCGATCCCGCCGCTGCACGGCCCGCGCCCGCCGCGCCTGCCCTCGATCCAGGGGGCGCCGCCTGTGCCCGCCGACCGGCCGGCCGGCTGCGCCTTCGCGCCGCGCTGTTCCCATGCCCATGCCGCCTGCGCCGTCCGCCCCCCGCTGGCGGCCTGCGGCATGCAGGACGTGGCCTGCGTGCTGCCGGCCGAAGGCCGTCCCCTGCCGCCACGGCCGGTCATGGAGGCGCACGCATGA
- a CDS encoding ABC transporter permease: MAMAIVRRLGQTLFVLFGISVLIFLVFFATPGSDPTARIAGRNASPETMARVRVEYGFDRPLPVQYWRMMEKLFVTRDLTSYVNRGEKVVPEVLQAAPVTLSLVSGAAVIWVAASVAMGTLAAALRGGWVDRGLMMLGLVGISIPVFWLGQVVNLVTQSRYHETWLFSWVPGLGYVPFSQDPLGWFRALVLPWITLAVLFVGLYSRVLRADLVATQAEDFMRTARAKGLSPARVLLAHGLRTSMISFVSLFGLDFAQLVGGGALLTEVVFGLQGVGRLTYQALANLDLPLIMATVMYSAVFVVIANAVVDLLYLLLDPRVRDGY, translated from the coding sequence ATGGCGATGGCGATCGTACGGCGGCTGGGCCAGACGCTGTTCGTGCTGTTCGGCATTTCCGTGCTGATCTTCCTGGTCTTCTTCGCCACCCCGGGGTCGGACCCCACGGCGCGCATCGCCGGGCGCAACGCATCGCCCGAAACGATGGCGCGGGTGCGCGTCGAATACGGCTTCGACCGGCCCTTGCCCGTCCAGTACTGGCGGATGATGGAAAAACTGTTCGTCACCCGCGACCTGACCTCCTACGTCAACCGGGGCGAGAAAGTGGTGCCGGAAGTGCTGCAGGCCGCGCCTGTGACCCTGTCGCTGGTCTCGGGCGCCGCGGTGATCTGGGTGGCGGCGTCGGTGGCGATGGGCACGCTCGCGGCCGCCCTGCGCGGCGGCTGGGTCGATCGCGGCCTGATGATGCTGGGGCTGGTGGGGATCTCGATCCCGGTCTTCTGGCTGGGGCAGGTGGTGAACCTGGTCACCCAGAGCCGCTATCACGAAACCTGGCTGTTCTCCTGGGTGCCGGGGCTGGGCTACGTGCCGTTCAGCCAGGATCCGCTGGGCTGGTTCCGCGCGCTGGTGCTGCCATGGATCACCCTGGCGGTGCTGTTCGTCGGCCTCTACAGCCGCGTGCTGCGCGCCGACCTGGTCGCGACGCAGGCCGAGGATTTCATGCGCACCGCGCGCGCCAAGGGCCTGTCGCCGGCGCGGGTCCTGCTGGCGCACGGGCTGCGGACGTCGATGATCAGCTTCGTGTCCCTGTTCGGGCTGGATTTCGCGCAACTGGTCGGCGGCGGCGCCCTGCTGACCGAAGTGGTGTTCGGCCTGCAGGGGGTCGGGCGGCTGACCTATCAGGCGCTGGCCAACCTGGACCTGCCGCTGATCATGGCGACGGTGATGTATTCGGCGGTGTTCGTCGTCATCGCCAACGCGGTGGTCGATCTGCTCTATCTGCTGCTGGACCCGAGGGTGCGTGATGGTTACTGA
- a CDS encoding ABC transporter permease: protein MLSLAVLLAIGLACLAAPLYARYLAHTDPFTSNVAGTLLLDGRQVDIMQPNDNPLHLGLSPIGPTWRMSADLLGADSQGRDVAARLLYGGRNSLLISLCAAMLCIGLAAAVGIVAGYAGGVVDAVLSRLMDIMWAVPVYLFAISLSIVTVSQGLRLGPVTIASDNVLIPICIIALVYVPYVARPVRGRVMALRRAEFVTAARGLGVPAHRIVLRDILPNVAGTLVVLAPLVMALALMAESALSFLSIGVQAPAASWGTIIQDGEGLIYTRPMVAVAPGLAIVAVVLALNVLGDGMRDALDVRDAGRGGG, encoded by the coding sequence ATGCTCTCGCTGGCGGTGCTGCTGGCGATCGGCCTGGCCTGCCTGGCCGCACCGCTCTACGCCCGCTACCTGGCGCACACCGATCCGTTCACCTCCAACGTCGCCGGCACGCTGCTGCTGGACGGGCGGCAGGTCGACATCATGCAGCCCAACGACAACCCGCTGCATCTGGGCCTGTCGCCGATCGGCCCGACCTGGCGCATGTCGGCCGACCTGCTGGGGGCCGACAGCCAGGGGCGCGACGTGGCGGCGCGGCTGCTCTATGGCGGACGCAATTCGCTGCTGATCTCCCTCTGCGCCGCCATGCTGTGCATCGGGCTGGCGGCGGCGGTGGGCATCGTCGCGGGCTATGCCGGCGGGGTGGTCGATGCGGTGCTGTCGCGCCTGATGGACATCATGTGGGCGGTGCCGGTCTATCTGTTCGCCATCTCGCTCTCCATCGTCACCGTCAGCCAGGGGCTGCGCCTGGGGCCGGTGACGATCGCCAGCGACAACGTGCTGATTCCCATCTGCATCATCGCACTGGTCTACGTGCCCTATGTCGCGCGGCCGGTGCGCGGGCGGGTGATGGCGCTGCGCCGCGCGGAATTCGTGACCGCCGCGCGGGGGCTGGGGGTGCCGGCCCATCGCATCGTGCTGCGCGACATCCTGCCCAACGTCGCCGGCACGCTGGTGGTGCTGGCGCCGCTGGTGATGGCGCTGGCGCTGATGGCGGAATCGGCCCTGTCCTTCCTGTCGATCGGGGTGCAGGCGCCGGCGGCGTCGTGGGGGACGATCATCCAGGACGGCGAGGGGCTGATCTACACCCGCCCGATGGTGGCCGTCGCGCCGGGGTTGGCGATCGTCGCCGTGGTGCTGGCGCTGAACGTCCTGGGCGACGGCATGCGCGATGCGCTGGACGTCCGCGATGCCGGCCGGGGGGGCGGCTGA